In the genome of Saprospira sp. CCB-QB6, one region contains:
- a CDS encoding N-acetylmuramidase family protein yields MANVEKLQQLLGKYQEQLKTLKDLFMADGKIDANEQATLNQIEELISSIGASIGSAVDGATAAAASSRSISASVGKGGTNKLEDVKVVQELLNQKGQNLTVDGLCGKGTIGAIEAFQQAEFGWKDGRIDPGGKSWSALSGGGSAASSEDAAAADETSSEEGSSESNSGTTDAAAASGEVEEALSASSKISASVGAGGKNQSADVLRVKQLLNKFGHKLTEDGNADAALTAAIKDFQTKYRGSSNPDGRVDAGGRTWNSLLGMGRIQGQLEAMAKQYSVEPAVIMAIQTVESGGNGFFSDGRPKILFEGHIFWNELKKVGKDPNALRSGNENIIYPKWDSSQYAGGTKEYDRLAKAEKIHKEAAYKATSWGEFQIMGFNHSTVGYSDVFSFVEAMKVPNGASLKAVMEFVKNNNLLRHVQGSSKDWASFAKGYNGPGYAKNQYDKKLAAAFARFQKV; encoded by the coding sequence ATGGCCAACGTAGAAAAGCTACAGCAACTGCTTGGGAAATATCAAGAGCAACTCAAAACGCTCAAAGACTTGTTTATGGCTGACGGTAAAATCGATGCCAACGAACAAGCGACACTCAATCAAATTGAAGAACTAATTAGCTCTATCGGTGCATCTATCGGATCTGCCGTAGATGGAGCTACCGCAGCGGCCGCTAGCAGTCGCTCTATCTCTGCCTCTGTCGGTAAAGGCGGAACCAATAAATTGGAAGATGTAAAAGTCGTTCAAGAATTACTTAACCAAAAAGGCCAAAACCTAACCGTTGATGGACTTTGTGGAAAAGGAACCATCGGCGCTATTGAGGCCTTCCAACAAGCCGAATTCGGCTGGAAAGATGGCCGCATCGATCCAGGTGGAAAAAGCTGGAGCGCCCTTTCAGGAGGTGGAAGCGCTGCCAGTAGCGAAGATGCCGCCGCCGCCGACGAAACAAGCAGCGAAGAAGGATCTAGCGAAAGCAACTCTGGAACTACCGATGCCGCTGCAGCCTCTGGCGAGGTGGAAGAAGCACTTTCTGCGAGCTCTAAAATCTCTGCCTCTGTAGGTGCTGGTGGAAAAAACCAATCGGCAGATGTGCTCCGCGTTAAACAATTACTCAATAAATTCGGACATAAATTGACCGAAGATGGAAATGCAGATGCAGCACTTACGGCCGCTATCAAGGATTTCCAAACTAAATATCGCGGAAGTAGTAATCCCGATGGTCGTGTCGATGCAGGTGGACGTACTTGGAATTCTTTGCTAGGTATGGGCCGAATTCAAGGCCAACTAGAAGCAATGGCCAAACAATATAGCGTAGAACCTGCCGTTATTATGGCTATCCAAACCGTAGAGTCTGGCGGAAATGGCTTCTTCTCTGATGGCCGCCCCAAAATCCTTTTTGAAGGACATATTTTCTGGAACGAACTCAAAAAAGTGGGCAAAGATCCTAACGCTCTCCGATCTGGAAACGAAAATATTATCTACCCCAAATGGGATAGTAGCCAATATGCTGGCGGAACTAAAGAGTACGACCGCCTCGCAAAAGCCGAAAAAATCCATAAAGAAGCCGCCTATAAAGCAACTTCTTGGGGCGAATTCCAAATCATGGGATTCAACCATTCTACCGTAGGCTATAGCGATGTTTTCTCTTTTGTAGAAGCCATGAAAGTTCCCAATGGTGCCTCACTCAAAGCCGTGATGGAGTTCGTTAAAAATAACAATCTTCTCCGCCACGTACAAGGCAGCAGCAAGGACTGGGCTTCTTTCGCCAAAGGCTATAATGGCCCTGGCTACGCCAAAAATCAATATGATAAAAAATTGGCCGCCGCTTTCGCGCGCTTCCAAAAAGTATAA
- a CDS encoding imelysin family protein codes for MKRLASLLAIISLCFLFACSKQDSFDKNALLQAWQTEVIAPAWQEVAAQGPNLATKVNLFLAQPSNTSLADARAAWRSAARAWGAAEPFVFGEMKSQYIHWAIARSPVNSNSIETSISDTSRTLDSLYMQQQSSYAKSLSAIEYLLFADSSQQLPFSARRAEYLRLAVQTLALEMQKPQDIWENQGEGERFAAAEGYDLGSAISELSNSMINLAQEISRKKLGKPLGKENDGIFMPETVEHPDAHFSLGLLKANFEGLENALLLGTPSLQAYWESETSNEVPTQFAANLQAAISLCESLGEDLQGALQNQPDQVEELYDLSREIYLALSNDMAAVFGITVLPSDNDGD; via the coding sequence ATGAAACGATTAGCTTCTCTTTTGGCGATTATTAGCCTTTGTTTCCTTTTTGCTTGTAGCAAGCAGGATAGTTTTGATAAAAATGCCCTTTTGCAGGCTTGGCAAACGGAAGTTATTGCCCCTGCTTGGCAAGAAGTAGCGGCCCAGGGGCCCAACTTAGCCACTAAGGTTAATTTGTTTTTGGCGCAGCCCAGCAATACTAGTTTGGCAGATGCCCGTGCTGCTTGGCGCTCGGCCGCAAGGGCTTGGGGAGCTGCAGAACCCTTTGTTTTTGGCGAGATGAAAAGCCAATATATTCACTGGGCCATTGCTAGAAGTCCAGTCAATAGTAATTCAATTGAAACCAGCATTTCGGATACGAGCCGAACCTTGGACAGCCTTTATATGCAGCAACAGAGTAGTTATGCCAAAAGTCTTTCGGCCATAGAATACCTATTGTTTGCGGATAGCAGCCAGCAATTGCCTTTTTCTGCTCGTCGGGCGGAATACCTGCGTTTGGCGGTTCAAACTTTGGCCCTAGAGATGCAAAAGCCCCAAGATATTTGGGAAAATCAGGGGGAGGGCGAGCGCTTTGCCGCAGCTGAAGGTTATGATTTGGGCTCTGCGATTAGCGAGCTAAGCAATAGCATGATTAACTTGGCTCAGGAGATTAGCCGCAAGAAGCTTGGAAAGCCTTTGGGCAAGGAGAATGATGGCATTTTTATGCCTGAAACTGTAGAACATCCCGATGCACATTTCAGCCTAGGCTTATTAAAGGCCAATTTTGAGGGTTTGGAAAATGCCCTTTTGTTGGGAACGCCTAGTTTGCAGGCCTATTGGGAATCGGAAACTAGCAATGAGGTCCCTACGCAATTTGCGGCCAATTTGCAGGCAGCTATCAGCCTTTGCGAAAGCCTAGGGGAGGATTTGCAAGGGGCTTTGCAAAACCAACCCGATCAGGTTGAGGAGCTCTATGATTTGAGTCGAGAAATTTACCTAGCCTTATCCAATGATATGGCGGCTGTTTTTGGCATCACGGTCTTACCTAGCGACAATGACGGCGATTAA
- the bamA gene encoding outer membrane protein assembly factor BamA encodes MNYNSIRLGVYLACLFCLSQPLLAQSDSLSTISADTSLPVMDYELPQTYEIGGIKVEGCEYTDPNAVIAVSGLKVGESIKLPGDDIGKSIRKLWTQGLFVDVQILLERRLGEAVFLKVVVKEYPRFARHAYRGVRKGWQDDLNELLNRYLLKGRAATKSMKRSAVREIKDFLATKGYPDATVSVEEEEDIVLKNSIRWVFNVDRGKRIRIQDINFVGNEKVSDAKLRRLLKDTKRKRPIMGIFKPSKYIEYDYKADKENVMAYYNKIGLRDAKILRDSVYIVETPKKNGKVKKSIQIDIHIDEGTTYYFGDIKFRGNSSYSDEVLGRILGIRKGEVYNEELLQSRISFDRNGRDLSTLYMDNGYLFFQANPVEKGVKNDTVDIEIRIQEGPIATIDRVIIKGNDRTHEHVIRRELRTLPGAKFSRSDIMRSQRELMALNYFNPEAMGINTPVNPQRGTVDIEYTVEERPSDQLELSAGWGGYSNGLIGTLGVTFNNFSLRNLFKAEAWNPLPQGDGQRLSLRVQTNGRYFQSYNFSFTEPWLGGKKRNALSVSAYHSRYNNGQTPESSSFQQLLITGVTVGLGTRLRWPDDYFGYQIALEYQNMNLLRRYDFTIPTGIFNDLSIRQTLSRNSVNNPLFPESGSTISLSMKLTFPYSLVNGWDYTDTELPDTDRFRWVEYHKWDFESAWYTKIAKNLVIKTEAKLGFLGSYNKDVGLSPFGRYELGGDGISNFVGLQGKDIVSLRGYSDPVEDVSAANETGAAVYNKFTAELRYLLSPNPNATIYVLGFVQGGNAWSSFREYNPFMLKRSVGAGLRVFLPMFGTLGFDYGIGFDKDLPAGSSMFDYGSFNIVLGFEPK; translated from the coding sequence ATGAACTACAACTCTATACGGCTAGGCGTTTACCTAGCTTGCCTGTTTTGTCTGAGCCAGCCCCTATTGGCCCAAAGTGATAGCCTCAGCACTATTTCTGCTGATACCAGCCTCCCTGTGATGGATTATGAACTCCCGCAAACCTATGAAATTGGGGGCATCAAGGTAGAAGGTTGTGAGTATACCGACCCCAATGCGGTGATTGCCGTTTCGGGATTAAAAGTGGGGGAGAGTATTAAGTTGCCTGGGGATGACATTGGTAAATCTATTCGTAAACTTTGGACGCAGGGTCTTTTTGTCGATGTGCAGATTTTGCTTGAGCGTCGTTTGGGGGAAGCTGTTTTCCTTAAAGTTGTAGTCAAAGAGTACCCTCGTTTTGCCCGTCATGCTTACCGTGGGGTGCGCAAAGGCTGGCAAGATGATTTGAATGAATTGCTCAATCGCTATTTGCTCAAAGGGCGTGCAGCGACTAAGAGCATGAAGCGGAGTGCCGTGCGAGAAATCAAAGATTTTTTGGCAACTAAAGGTTATCCCGATGCGACTGTCTCTGTAGAAGAAGAGGAAGATATTGTGTTGAAAAATAGTATTCGTTGGGTCTTTAATGTAGATCGTGGCAAGCGGATTCGCATCCAAGATATTAACTTCGTGGGCAATGAAAAGGTATCGGATGCCAAGTTGCGCCGTCTGCTAAAGGATACCAAAAGAAAGCGCCCAATTATGGGGATTTTCAAGCCTTCAAAATATATTGAGTACGATTATAAGGCCGACAAAGAGAACGTTATGGCTTATTATAATAAGATTGGTTTGCGAGATGCAAAAATTCTCCGCGATTCAGTCTATATCGTAGAAACACCCAAGAAAAATGGTAAAGTAAAAAAGTCTATCCAAATCGATATACATATTGATGAAGGGACAACTTACTACTTTGGCGATATTAAGTTTAGAGGGAATAGTTCTTATTCAGATGAGGTTTTGGGCCGCATTCTAGGCATTCGCAAAGGGGAGGTTTATAATGAAGAACTCTTGCAGAGCCGAATTAGCTTTGACCGCAACGGCCGCGATTTGAGCACGCTTTATATGGATAATGGCTACTTGTTTTTCCAAGCTAATCCAGTAGAAAAAGGTGTGAAGAACGATACCGTAGATATCGAAATCCGCATTCAAGAAGGGCCGATCGCTACCATTGACCGAGTAATCATCAAAGGGAATGACCGCACTCACGAGCATGTTATTCGAAGAGAATTGCGCACCTTGCCTGGGGCTAAGTTTAGTCGCTCAGATATTATGCGTTCTCAACGCGAATTGATGGCCCTTAACTATTTTAATCCTGAGGCGATGGGCATCAATACTCCCGTAAATCCTCAGCGCGGAACTGTAGATATTGAGTACACCGTAGAAGAACGCCCTTCTGACCAATTGGAGCTTTCTGCTGGTTGGGGAGGATATAGCAACGGATTGATTGGTACGCTTGGGGTGACCTTCAATAACTTTTCTTTACGCAATCTCTTTAAGGCTGAAGCCTGGAACCCCTTACCTCAAGGAGATGGACAACGCCTTAGCTTGCGCGTGCAAACCAATGGTCGCTATTTCCAATCCTATAACTTCTCTTTTACAGAGCCTTGGTTGGGCGGCAAAAAGCGCAACGCCCTTTCTGTTAGCGCTTACCACTCTAGATACAACAATGGACAAACACCAGAAAGTAGCAGTTTTCAACAGCTATTAATTACAGGGGTTACGGTAGGTCTTGGTACTCGTCTACGCTGGCCCGATGACTATTTTGGTTACCAAATCGCTTTGGAATACCAAAATATGAACCTCCTCCGCCGCTATGACTTTACCATCCCTACAGGGATTTTCAATGACTTATCCATCCGTCAAACCCTTTCACGGAACTCTGTAAATAATCCACTCTTCCCCGAATCAGGTTCGACCATCTCGCTCTCTATGAAGCTGACCTTCCCTTACTCTTTGGTCAATGGCTGGGATTACACGGATACAGAACTACCAGATACCGACCGTTTCCGTTGGGTAGAATATCATAAATGGGATTTTGAAAGTGCTTGGTATACCAAAATTGCTAAAAACTTAGTCATTAAAACCGAGGCTAAATTAGGCTTCCTAGGTAGCTATAACAAAGATGTGGGCTTGTCTCCCTTTGGTCGCTATGAACTAGGTGGTGATGGTATTTCTAACTTCGTCGGCCTTCAAGGTAAAGACATTGTCTCTCTCCGTGGATATAGCGATCCCGTTGAAGATGTTTCTGCCGCCAATGAAACAGGAGCAGCCGTCTACAATAAATTTACGGCCGAATTGCGCTACCTGCTTTCTCCTAACCCCAATGCAACAATTTATGTTCTGGGCTTTGTACAAGGTGGAAATGCTTGGTCTAGCTTCCGTGAATACAATCCATTTATGCTCAAACGCTCTGTAGGAGCTGGTCTCCGCGTTTTCTTACCTATGTTTGGTACGCTTGGATTCGATTACGGTATCGGTTTCGATAAAGACCTGCCGGCAGGCTCTTCTATGTTTGATTACGGTTCGTTCAATATCGTTTTAGGTTTTGAGCCTAAATAA
- a CDS encoding di-heme oxidoreductase family protein translates to MKQSLSLILLSLLFFTACKKEEGSLKAEAGEEYSGGAATVFNSSRNAFGFQTSGLSSMDELAFFTGNSFFNQSWVSSPSSTTARDGLGPLFNAVACSSCHFKDGRGRSPAFSGEVGHGLLLRLSVPGALAGAANWPEPHYGGQLQDQAINNVAVEGKISISYDYIQGQYPDGSSYELRKPTYGVQDLGYGPLAADVEISPRVANQLVGMGLIEAIPEQHILALEDPQDMDGNGVSGRANWIPNANGQLLGRYGWKANAATLVEQITAAFQGDMGISSSLFPDQNCSPGQTDCEQAPNGNNTQGYELDDQTLDRVELYLQALAVPARRDWDDQTVLKGKKLFLETGCADCHRPSFETGEHVLAPLSNQKIYPYSDFLLHDMGEGLADNRPDYLADGQEWRTQPLWGLGLISTVNEHSELLHDGRARNIEEAILWHGGEAEQAKNAFMALTAEERSQLLAFLNSL, encoded by the coding sequence ATGAAACAATCACTATCCTTAATCCTCTTATCTCTTCTCTTTTTTACCGCTTGTAAGAAGGAAGAGGGGAGCCTAAAAGCAGAGGCTGGCGAAGAATACAGCGGTGGGGCGGCCACCGTCTTCAATAGTTCTCGCAATGCCTTTGGTTTTCAAACCTCAGGCTTATCCTCTATGGATGAATTGGCCTTTTTTACGGGCAACTCCTTCTTTAATCAATCTTGGGTATCTTCGCCCTCTTCTACCACAGCCCGTGATGGGCTGGGCCCCTTATTTAATGCTGTAGCCTGCTCCTCTTGTCATTTCAAAGATGGGCGGGGGCGCTCTCCTGCTTTTAGTGGAGAGGTAGGACATGGCCTATTGCTTCGTTTATCTGTACCTGGTGCTCTGGCAGGAGCTGCAAACTGGCCCGAACCACATTATGGCGGGCAGCTACAGGACCAAGCGATTAACAATGTTGCTGTAGAGGGAAAAATATCGATTAGTTACGACTATATTCAAGGGCAATATCCTGACGGCAGTAGCTATGAGTTGCGCAAGCCTACCTATGGCGTACAAGATTTAGGCTATGGTCCTTTAGCTGCAGATGTAGAAATATCGCCAAGGGTGGCCAACCAATTGGTTGGGATGGGGCTGATTGAAGCTATTCCCGAACAGCATATTCTGGCCCTAGAAGATCCTCAGGATATGGATGGAAATGGAGTGTCTGGACGGGCTAACTGGATCCCAAACGCTAACGGACAACTGCTAGGCCGTTATGGCTGGAAAGCCAATGCAGCAACTCTAGTTGAACAGATTACAGCTGCTTTTCAAGGGGATATGGGGATTAGTTCTTCCCTTTTTCCCGATCAAAATTGTAGTCCAGGTCAAACCGATTGCGAGCAAGCACCTAATGGGAACAATACCCAAGGCTACGAACTAGACGATCAGACCCTAGATAGAGTAGAACTTTATTTGCAGGCTTTGGCTGTACCCGCTCGTAGAGATTGGGATGATCAGACGGTCCTTAAAGGCAAAAAACTTTTCCTAGAAACGGGCTGTGCTGATTGCCATCGTCCAAGCTTTGAGACAGGAGAACATGTATTGGCTCCCTTGTCCAATCAAAAGATCTATCCATATAGCGACTTTCTTTTGCATGATATGGGAGAAGGTCTAGCCGATAACCGCCCTGACTATCTAGCCGATGGGCAAGAGTGGCGAACGCAACCCCTTTGGGGCCTTGGTCTCATTTCAACCGTTAATGAGCATTCAGAGCTTTTGCATGATGGCCGAGCCCGCAATATCGAAGAAGCCATTCTTTGGCATGGGGGAGAGGCCGAACAGGCTAAAAATGCCTTTATGGCCCTAACGGCAGAAGAGCGCAGCCAACTGCTCGCCTTTTTGAATTCACTTTAA
- a CDS encoding protein kinase domain-containing protein has product MTLVCYAKTTKDKIQLQRKPFASGGEGSLHRIKSPTHWRGMVAKIYHRPKRTKEREEKIALLIKHPPEEFQAGQWPSFVWPQDILLSQSGQFLGFVMPFVQGKKLELLCLPKLPKKLNANWQRLALDQKNSRDLRLRIAFNLSLAIYRMHQQDRYVLVDLKPENVILQSNGQLALVDMDSVQVHKNGQLKFMAPVATPEYSAPEYYQNPKPNSFKSSWDSFALAVILYKLLLGIHPYAASALPPHDQLVSLHQKIEAGLFVHHPEAKRLFKIIPPPHQEFLQLSTSLQTLFMHSFVEGHSLPELRPLAEEWCWAILEELKDPELKQRFQQMLLQQDLQFKRLRRPSDILPPLEQLEKKWSDYLPQDYKMALAWQMPQLQYPKSVQQINIQSNMDSWGNFILSIIATIVTVAALLNSFPAIYQWMTRDLLQYPFWQIMLIIQGFFAFPILIFPFTLHGIHLLINPQRLKWKTLKKNAQAQQKKLDQWHKKLEEAKTNLLQVLKTELPNFQTLETTSKAIKQSYLEGLQKLDSAFEKLLAQEQEHKAYILAPILTQLQKELPLLSPAHDFKSALEILRKAEQDQLIDNQQEELGQDFHQFKAMAQKEKRLAFERLATEEKHFLSYIQEQREVLQDRQKQDIQAQHDNLSRFNNLKIGHKQHLHLRAREGLRLILKLNKAGFHSMSQLKEINIPKAQLIFKDGRTLNLSDFSQSDVNMAHRFMIWLQASYKEERLFLQELQRIDKFYAKEREKLEEKTRLARPKFAKRKADLQQQARDAFLAQKAQNIRQAYQQKRQQVRQAQQMFNKKMQAILDERSPLYQTLEEEAKQLHKKHKEQLDNLKHLHQHKLHLQLQEEKHLLRPWAPNNLTEIETILQKKAKLEQQLSAYKS; this is encoded by the coding sequence ATGACCCTAGTTTGCTACGCCAAAACCACCAAAGATAAAATCCAACTCCAAAGAAAACCCTTTGCCTCTGGCGGAGAAGGCAGCTTACACCGCATCAAAAGCCCCACTCATTGGCGAGGTATGGTGGCCAAAATCTACCATCGCCCCAAACGAACAAAAGAGCGAGAAGAAAAGATCGCCCTCCTGATCAAACACCCCCCAGAAGAATTTCAAGCCGGCCAATGGCCTAGTTTTGTCTGGCCCCAAGATATTTTACTCAGCCAATCTGGACAGTTTCTAGGCTTTGTTATGCCTTTTGTCCAAGGCAAAAAATTAGAATTACTCTGCCTCCCCAAACTCCCCAAAAAGCTAAATGCAAATTGGCAACGTTTGGCATTGGACCAAAAAAATAGCCGCGACCTAAGACTTCGCATCGCCTTTAACCTTAGCCTGGCCATCTATCGAATGCACCAGCAAGATCGCTACGTCTTAGTCGACCTCAAACCCGAAAATGTAATCCTGCAGAGCAATGGCCAATTAGCTTTGGTAGATATGGACTCTGTACAGGTCCATAAAAATGGCCAACTAAAATTTATGGCCCCTGTAGCCACCCCCGAATACTCCGCTCCAGAATATTACCAAAACCCTAAACCTAACAGCTTTAAGAGTAGCTGGGATAGCTTTGCTTTAGCTGTTATTCTCTACAAACTTCTACTGGGTATTCATCCCTATGCAGCTTCTGCTTTGCCGCCCCATGACCAACTGGTAAGTTTACACCAAAAAATTGAGGCGGGTTTATTTGTCCATCATCCAGAAGCCAAAAGGTTATTTAAGATCATCCCCCCACCCCATCAAGAATTTCTACAGCTATCTACTAGTCTGCAAACACTATTTATGCATAGCTTTGTAGAAGGCCATAGCCTGCCCGAACTGCGCCCCCTAGCCGAAGAATGGTGCTGGGCCATACTCGAAGAGTTAAAAGACCCAGAACTCAAACAACGTTTTCAGCAAATGCTGCTGCAACAGGACCTGCAATTTAAGCGGCTACGCCGCCCCTCCGATATTTTGCCGCCCCTAGAACAACTAGAAAAAAAGTGGAGCGACTACCTTCCCCAAGACTATAAAATGGCCCTAGCTTGGCAAATGCCTCAACTACAATATCCCAAGTCTGTACAGCAAATCAATATACAGAGCAATATGGATAGCTGGGGAAATTTTATTCTGAGTATTATTGCCACTATTGTTACCGTAGCAGCTCTACTCAACAGCTTTCCAGCCATCTATCAATGGATGACAAGGGACCTACTTCAGTACCCCTTTTGGCAAATAATGCTCATCATCCAAGGCTTTTTTGCCTTCCCTATTCTTATTTTCCCTTTTACTTTACATGGCATTCACCTACTCATCAATCCCCAACGCCTCAAATGGAAAACCCTAAAAAAGAATGCTCAAGCTCAACAAAAAAAATTGGACCAATGGCATAAAAAGCTAGAAGAGGCAAAAACCAACTTGTTGCAAGTTCTAAAAACAGAACTTCCCAATTTCCAAACGCTAGAAACAACAAGTAAGGCCATCAAGCAGAGTTATTTGGAGGGACTACAAAAACTAGACTCCGCCTTTGAGAAATTACTGGCCCAAGAACAAGAACATAAAGCCTATATTTTGGCGCCCATTCTGACCCAACTCCAAAAAGAACTGCCTTTATTGAGCCCAGCTCATGACTTTAAGTCCGCCCTTGAGATTTTGCGCAAAGCTGAACAAGACCAACTCATTGACAACCAGCAAGAAGAATTGGGCCAAGATTTCCATCAGTTTAAAGCCATGGCCCAAAAAGAAAAGCGCCTCGCCTTTGAACGCCTTGCCACCGAAGAGAAACACTTCTTATCTTACATTCAAGAGCAACGAGAAGTATTGCAAGATCGCCAAAAGCAAGACATACAAGCCCAACACGATAACCTCAGCCGATTCAATAACCTCAAAATAGGCCATAAGCAACATTTGCATTTAAGAGCTCGAGAAGGCCTAAGACTCATCCTTAAACTTAATAAGGCCGGTTTTCACTCTATGAGCCAACTAAAGGAAATCAATATCCCCAAAGCTCAACTGATCTTTAAGGATGGACGTACACTTAATTTATCCGACTTTAGCCAGTCTGATGTTAATATGGCCCACCGTTTCATGATCTGGTTACAGGCTAGCTATAAAGAAGAGCGACTGTTTCTGCAAGAACTACAGCGCATTGATAAATTTTACGCCAAAGAACGTGAGAAATTAGAAGAAAAAACCCGCTTAGCACGCCCTAAATTTGCCAAAAGAAAAGCCGACTTACAACAGCAGGCCCGAGATGCCTTTTTGGCCCAAAAAGCCCAAAATATACGTCAAGCTTATCAGCAAAAGCGACAACAAGTCCGCCAAGCCCAGCAGATGTTTAATAAAAAAATGCAAGCTATTCTTGATGAAAGAAGCCCCCTCTACCAAACACTGGAAGAAGAGGCTAAACAACTACATAAAAAACATAAGGAGCAACTCGATAATCTCAAGCATCTACATCAACATAAATTACACCTTCAACTCCAAGAAGAAAAGCATCTCTTACGACCTTGGGCCCCAAATAATTTAACCGAAATTGAAACTATTCTGCAAAAAAAGGCCAAATTAGAACAACAATTATCCGCCTATAAAAGCTAG
- a CDS encoding HTTM domain-containing protein produces the protein MTAIKAYLKQEREVLPLLLFRILLGSLFLWSGIRFWAKGWIEDFYLSPDYHFRFWGWDWLPLADPQLCYLLYSLMLLAALGVLLGAFYRWSMALYFLLFTYFELWEKCLYLNHYYFVSLLAFLLCFVPLHCNASVDAFFRPSLRRRHLPNYYFLLPRGLIALLYVYAALAKLEPDWWFRAQPLSIWLSARSSYPVLGPLLAWGPTAFLMSWAGFFYDLLVPFGLSFRKTRAWAYLFVILFHAMTALLFSIGLFPYVMMGVALVFFSAEELGRLRFIYLPQDHLEQPYRLYWPKLQAGIWGVFFIWQLLFPWRFLLYEGPVCWQEQGFRFSWRVMLVEKVGQLHYRVIDKKGRQKLLYPEDHLLPWQLQQMRFQPDMILAYAKDLGRRHQYRAIYAESWVSWNGRPSARLIDPNYNLLEAENGWKNWDWVLPAPE, from the coding sequence ATGACGGCGATTAAAGCATACCTAAAGCAGGAGCGGGAAGTTCTTCCCCTTCTGCTTTTTCGCATTTTATTGGGCAGTCTTTTTCTTTGGTCGGGCATTCGCTTTTGGGCCAAGGGTTGGATTGAAGACTTCTATCTGAGTCCCGACTATCACTTTCGTTTTTGGGGCTGGGACTGGCTGCCTTTGGCGGATCCGCAGCTTTGCTATCTCCTGTATAGCCTGATGCTTTTGGCTGCTTTGGGGGTTTTGTTGGGGGCCTTTTATCGCTGGAGCATGGCGCTCTATTTTTTGCTCTTTACCTACTTTGAGCTTTGGGAGAAATGCCTTTATTTGAACCATTACTACTTTGTGTCCTTATTGGCCTTTCTGCTTTGTTTTGTGCCCCTGCATTGCAATGCTTCTGTAGATGCTTTTTTTCGGCCAAGCTTGAGGCGGCGGCATTTGCCCAACTATTATTTTCTCTTGCCTAGGGGATTGATCGCCTTGTTATATGTCTATGCGGCCTTAGCCAAGTTAGAGCCGGACTGGTGGTTTCGGGCGCAGCCCCTAAGCATTTGGTTGTCGGCTCGATCCTCCTATCCTGTCTTGGGTCCCTTATTGGCTTGGGGCCCCACGGCCTTCTTGATGTCTTGGGCGGGCTTTTTTTATGATTTGCTGGTGCCTTTTGGTTTAAGTTTCCGCAAAACGCGTGCATGGGCCTATTTATTTGTCATCCTCTTTCATGCGATGACGGCTTTGCTCTTTTCCATTGGGCTTTTTCCCTATGTGATGATGGGGGTAGCCCTAGTTTTCTTCTCGGCAGAGGAGTTGGGGCGGCTTCGGTTCATCTATTTGCCACAGGATCATTTGGAGCAGCCTTATCGCCTCTATTGGCCCAAATTGCAGGCGGGTATTTGGGGAGTTTTCTTTATTTGGCAATTGCTATTCCCTTGGCGTTTTTTGCTTTATGAGGGGCCAGTTTGTTGGCAGGAGCAGGGATTTCGCTTTAGTTGGCGGGTCATGTTGGTCGAGAAAGTGGGGCAGTTGCATTATCGGGTAATTGATAAAAAAGGGCGGCAAAAACTGCTCTATCCAGAGGATCATTTACTGCCTTGGCAGTTGCAGCAGATGCGTTTTCAGCCAGACATGATTTTGGCCTATGCTAAAGATTTGGGGCGGCGGCATCAGTATCGGGCCATCTATGCGGAGAGTTGGGTGTCTTGGAATGGGCGGCCATCTGCTCGGCTGATTGACCCCAACTACAACCTTTTGGAGGCGGAGAATGGTTGGAAAAACTGGGATTGGGTGCTTCCTGCTCCAGAATAG